tatatgCGCCGGATAACTCGTATAACTTTTACTCAGTAGCTTCCATGTCTTGACACCTCTAATCATCATACTCAAAACTCAACCGTCTCCAAAAGTGAATTGATCATTGTTATCTAAACTAAATCGAATCTTCTTCCTCTTGCAATAAATTTCTGCCAATTACTTATTTAGGAAATCAATACTGAGAATCACATCAAAATTTGACATCTCTCAAACACTATAAGGTCAACTACCAATTCTGGATCTCCTAGAACTATTGTCTCATTTGATAACAGATGACTGCTAAAATCTCAATTACCACAAGACATTTCTACAGAAATCAGTGTCACTGGTGGTCTCTAATCCTAGTCTCTAGACTATCTATCATGCAATGAAATTGTGAGTTGCACCAAAATCTATCAATgaatataaaagacaaaaatgaaataataatttacctaACACTTTTGATGGTTTGGCGTTGGCCTATATCTGAGAATAAGAGGTCAATAATTTAGTAAAACGTGGAAACAAACAAGACTCTCAAATGGGCGTGACAGTCTTGATGAAGAAAAGATTTGTtatacgttttttttttttcattaatattattactttaaaattttctatcttttgaataattaaattatgtagcGGATTGTGTTCGATTAGTGCAAACATTTATCTCAAAttgttatatatttcttttaaataatattatatatatattttaagtatataaatatatatgtgtgtatatatatatatattatcatatgattgaatattactttattcttaatttaaaatcatctaatcatgtgatgacatatataaatgtatatatatttgtatactcaaaacaagtatacatacttttattgattattttctaaattgctatattttcaaaaatccaaTATTTTGATGTAGTGTTTTCCAAATCCAATATCTTCAGTTCccaaatttttgtcttttaaatatACCTAATAGTTCATGTCATCGAGTTATGTTTGCATCATATCATTTTGAGTTTTATGTTAAAGACCTTCAACTCTAACACAATCCGAACAAAAATTGTAGCGAAATTTTTTAGCCCTAACCCAACCCCATAACATTCGAATTGacctaaaattatctattatttttatttttcaaagtagttttattaatttaattttttcatcaagTTACTTCaccttattattaataaaatatataatataacattttgtcttattgacaaatactttaaaaatttatgtattaagaCTTTCAAAACATGTTAATAATCTGACTaaccaaataaaattcttactacttaataataaaataaaataaaatatttaaataaaaataaacaataatatgaataattattattaaacaaagatacaattatatataataggtaaaaatttcaaattcgtACTATAAAGATATAGCATATAATTATAATGTgaataaaacctttaaaaaaaaaaattataatcagactaactaaatcaattttttattacttaataataaaataaaaataaataataatatgagtaattataattatataaagatacaaatTATACaatctattaatgtaatattttttcaaaatattagtgTCAATTTGGATCTTATTTGATTACTTTTATATGAACCTTAACATTAtccgatttaattttaaattatgttaaattaccCTAAAATAAATTTCGTATAGAAAAACTCAATtctaatctaatatttttttatgttatatcaTATTGGATTATCAGATTGAGTTGAAAATTGCCGGCTTTACTTTTGAATACTTAAATGCCGGGTGTGTTAATTTGTTCAAACTTCAAACATTTATGAGTCACGGCCAATCCCAAGCTCGATAATTTACTCCATAGTCTTCACTTTGAAATATTGAACCATGTGACGTAGTGGACATTTGATTTACTCGATAGTCTTAATTGCGCTGgtaaatttctattaatttgtTACATCATCATGcaccttaaaaaatcaaaatagaaaTCATATATTCAATGACCTGCTTACAGGTTATGGTCGCATGGAAGTAGTACATACATGTATCAATTTAGATCGATTTTATATGATGTCAAGTGGAAAAATTAAATTGCAGAGATTTCCAGTTATCTTCAAGCTTGTAAGGCCATGTCGCAAGAACAAGAAGTGGGCAAACTAGCCATCAGGTTTGCAAACGCCGCGATCCTTCCGATGTTGATGAAATCAGCCATCGAGCTCAACCTCATAGGCATCATCTTTGCCTCTGACAACGGCGTTTTCCTCTCACCTTCCGACATCGCAAGTATGCTCCCCACCAAGAACCCTGAGGCGCCCGTTTTGCTCGACCGTATGCTACGACTCTTGGCCAGCTATGATATACTCAAGTGCTCGGTTAGAAAAGGAGAGAACGGACGAGTTGAAAGATTGTACGGTGCTGCACCCATTTGCAAGTTCTTTGTTAAGAATGAAGATGGAGGATCGGTTGCTAGTTTGTTGCAGTTGCAACACGACAAGGTCACCATGGAAGGCTGGTACTTTTCATTTCTGAAATCtagaatttaataattgttttaattcagagttgagttaaaatttggttaatataatatgtttaatttcaGGTATTATCTAACTGATACAGTGCTCGAAGGTGGAACCCCTTTCAATAGGGCAAAAGGAATGAGTTCTGCTTTTGAATACATCGAAAAAGATCCAAAGCATCACCAGTTATTCAACAAAGTAATGTCAAATAATACTACCTTGATCATGAAGAAGATGGTTGATGCTTACAAAGGATTTGAAGGCGTCAAAGTATTAGTAGACGTGGGTGGTGGAATTGGGACTAATCTTGGCACCATCACTTCTAATTATCCTTACATTAAAggcattaattttgatttaccACATGTTGTAGCTCATGCACCTCCAATAGCAGGTATATATTCCTAACCCTACTCATTTATGGCTGCCCTTGTAGAAGCAATTTTCAGTAGTATAATTTCTAATGAATTCCAATAATCTCATATATAAGGATATAAAACAATGTAATTGAATTGATAGAGTTTTGACAAACATGATCGAATcatttataagagaaattgaTTTGATACATAACCCTTTTAATTGACTATCAATTTGTGAATCGATCTTTTTTCTCAATAATACTCATAACAAAATATGATAACTTTTGGATGAGGTATATATATGACTTCTCTATTTTGCAAATAATAAGATGTCGTCGATATGTGTAGGTGTTGAGCATGTTGGAGGAGATATGTTCACAAATATTCCAAAAGGTGATGCCATTTTCTTAAAGGTACGTGTGTTAATTAGTTTAATCTTcttatgtgcatatatatatatatacacgagAATGTGGATGTTTTGCTGATACATACAGATGAAAGTTATTTGCAGACGGTTCTACATGATTGGGGTGATGAAGACTGCTTGAAAATTCTCAAGAAATGTTGTGAAGCTCTTCCAAGCCCTGGAAAAGTTATCATTGTTGAAGTGATTGTTCCTGAGATTCCTGAAAACAGTGTTTCATCAAACATTGCCTGCGAACTAGATCTGTTAATGATGATTGTGCACCCAGGAGGAAGAGAGAGGACCCTTAAAGAGTTTGAGGCACTAGCTTCGGAATCCGGATTTTCCAGGTGTGAAGTTATATGCTCTGTATACAACATCTGGGTTTTGGAGTTCCACAAATGAGCACATTAATTCTGAAGGCTTGGAGTTCATtgttatgtaataaaataagagatttatttcaaaaatacaaTGAAGGACCCTGTGAGCGTGATTTTCTAccataaatgtaatatttattttgttatgtaaACTACTAAACTCTGCTCTGTCAGGCAACAAGTTATTACAAATAGAACTAGAGACTTTGGAAAgcgatttaatttttt
This is a stretch of genomic DNA from Mangifera indica cultivar Alphonso chromosome 11, CATAS_Mindica_2.1, whole genome shotgun sequence. It encodes these proteins:
- the LOC123229059 gene encoding caffeic acid 3-O-methyltransferase-like codes for the protein MSQEQEVGKLAIRFANAAILPMLMKSAIELNLIGIIFASDNGVFLSPSDIASMLPTKNPEAPVLLDRMLRLLASYDILKCSVRKGENGRVERLYGAAPICKFFVKNEDGGSVASLLQLQHDKVTMEGWYYLTDTVLEGGTPFNRAKGMSSAFEYIEKDPKHHQLFNKVMSNNTTLIMKKMVDAYKGFEGVKVLVDVGGGIGTNLGTITSNYPYIKGINFDLPHVVAHAPPIAGVEHVGGDMFTNIPKGDAIFLKTVLHDWGDEDCLKILKKCCEALPSPGKVIIVEVIVPEIPENSVSSNIACELDLLMMIVHPGGRERTLKEFEALASESGFSRCEVICSVYNIWVLEFHK